ttgtggtggtggtggcggccaTAGGGGTGGCGGTGGTTGTGGGTGGTGGTGTGTGGTGGTGGGGGGTGAAAGTAAGAGAaaagaggtaaggagagaggagagagaatgtgaggAGAGGGtggagttttttttatattttttttaattaaaaatatttaagtatttttgcactttttCAGAGATCTAAATAATTATGTGGGgatctgaataacaattccttAAAAGATTTATTTGTAAGAGTGATATAGTGTTGCACGGGTTTTCGAGCGAAAGGGATGTTGTCGTTTCCTAACACTCTGCTTGTTTATCCAGCTTGATGTGTACGACCCTCTGTAGCTGTTTTTATTTTAACGAagttttctataaaaaaaaagaaacttaaagaaATCATGAGATAGAAAAAGTGTGTCATGCTTGCCTTAAATTCATCACCTCCACACTTAAATATTGGAAAATCCTTTTCATAGGTCAAAACATCAATTTATACAATGTATGGTGACATATGCATGGGACCTTTTCAACCGAGTCACATGATTGTGCATGTGGTGCTACATGGTGATTGAAAAGGATGAGCAAAAACTTTACATATAAAATACTTTATGACACGAATTAAATAACACTTTATGGTAATAACGAATTAAAtagcttttcttttcttctgaaaaacagggaaaaaaatattaacgGTTCATTTAACTGTATTATTTCCTTAAAATTGCGTTTTaagctaaataattttttaaaagtagaaaaaaaaacttaaataaaaaatatcataacttttaagaaagcaaataaatttatattacgaTATGTTTTATAGAAAGTAAAAAACACATTCCTTTCATTTTCACTTGCGGGATGCATGAGCATGAGAGATCTCAAGGAAATTTTGGAAAAGtattaaattctttttttacagaatattaaatttcttaaaaagtaaataaacaaccaattttatttttattatttccgACACTGATGATAAAATTAGTTTGTTTAAATAAAGAATTTTGGATTAAATATAatgaaaatttttattttcctagCTACCTAAAAAAAAAGCTTTAGTGGCCAATTTTCTTTAGAAAAGTATTGTTATatagtagtttttttttgtacatcggaaaaataaatttcacccgccaggaatcgatctatggacctccccctacccaactcatatttCACCAGcttctaccacttgagctatcctgcAGGGACGGATTGACATCATATTAATCAATATATCTgtgtaaaattgactttttttatcgaaaaaaaaattgagttgacttatatattaataacaattattaaaattttattttattcattatattaattactaatcgtaaagaaatcattttctcatatttaaaattttatttctatttttattttaattaataagtaaATTTGACTTGACCTAtacattaataataaataagtgaaataatgttaataaataaatatgcaaAATAACTTAACCTatacattaataataatattaattagttattaatatcATTTGATGTTAttcattaaattaattattaattttaaaaattaaatttctcatatttaaaaattattattatttatattttaattaataagtaaGTTTGACTTGACCTATAccttaataacaatattaatgaGTTATCAATAACATTTTATgatattcattatattaattgttAATTGTAAAATAAATTCAACTTCTCATTAAATGAcaagaaacaaaaaatataaataataaatgaaagTAAAACTGATTTGATATTCACATAAATAACAATATTAGGTGAAGTATTATACATGTTGTATAGCACTAATTAAAACTACATATTAGTTtcaaaaattaacattttttttatattaaaaagataaatttCACCTCTCAGGAATCGATCACCGGAACTCTCAatacccaactcatatattCCTCGACTCTTCGAGCTATTTcttattatctttttatttaaaggaaagaaaaatgcAATTGggttgtgttgttgttgtgtgaCACAAAATTCACAAGAGGGAATTGGAGGGAACACAGATGCAAGATCCACCCTCTTCAAACCCCAATTCCCAATTACCGCCGCCGCCGTCAACAACCGCCGGAGCTGGCGTCCCCTCACCGTTCCCGCGCTCCGGCGCCAATGTCGGCTCTCACCACCGGCGAGCCCACTCGGAGGTCAGTTTCCGGCTACCGGACGACATGATGGACCTGTCACCCTCCGATCCGTTCACCGGCGGATCCTCGACGGCGAGCCTGGACGAGATCGGTTCCGAGGATGACCTTTTCTCGACTTACATTGACGTCGACAAGCTCGCAGGGTATGCCGGGGCCGGAAACGGAGCGGATCCGGGTGGAAACGGCGAGCCGGAGAAGATTCCGGCGAGGTCGAGGCACCGGCATAGTAGCTCCGTTGATGGGTCTTCTTCGTTTGGGGAGATTATGGATGCGAAGAAAGCTATGCCACCTGATAAGTTAGCTGAGCTTTGGTCAATTGACCCCAAACGTGCCAAGAGGTTTCCATTTTTGATTTTGATCACAAAATTCATGAACTTTTGATTCATATCTCAGTTTCTAGTTattgggttttgaatttttatacCATCATGTGTAGATTCAATGAAAATGGTGGGGTTTTCTCTGTTCTGAGTTTTTCCTAATTGCTTTTGAATTTTCCAATGAAATGCTTTTGTTTTAGTTAGTTTATGAAATTAGTGTTACATTGAAGCTTGTAGTGTGTGCTTATGGTTTCAACATTTTAGATGTGACATTTTGATAATGTTTTCGTAGCTGGCGAATGTCGGAAAAGTCTACCCTTTTATGTGATCATAGATTGTTGCACAAACTGTTTCTTAATCCACTGAGTGCATTTTTGGAAAcctttcagaatcaattctagggACAAGCTTATGTGAGTTACTTCTGGGTTTTAGAGTTAGTTCTGAGTAAAGAGAAATTGATTCGAACATGATATAAATGGTTTACTAGTCTTATCAATGAGGAGGAATGTGACAATGTAATGGTTGTGTCGATTGATAACTAAGTAACTTTATGAATAAATGGAGACCACTTAGGGAATATTTATGCTTAGGGCAGTGGGTTTGTTTTGTTCATTATTCTCATGGAATTGTTGTTGTTATGAATAGAATACTTGCAAATCGGCAATCGGCTGCTCGTTCGAAAGAGAGAAAGGCCCGCTATATACAAGAACTTGAGCGCAAAGTTCAGACCCTTCAGACTGAAGCCACTACTCTTTCAGCCCAACTGACACTATACCAGGTTTGTGTTGACATATATCTGGAAAAAAAACTACAACACTTCTGAAAGTTCCATTTTACAGAGTATCCCCTGTTTTGTTTATTGAATTTTCTGATATAGCTTGGTGCGGTAAATTCAACTTCATTTGCTAGAACTAGGTTCTGATATGCTAGTCCTGCTTTTCTTCTCTTTGCAGCATAtgatttttcttataattttatgCTTATTGCCTTCAAATATTTTCCTTGAACCATAGACATATCTTTcttgttattatttttaattccaaaaaCATTAAACTGGGATGCAGTCTCTTTGCATTTCTCTTCAGAAATTCCTATTCGTTTGTGTAGGAATTTTGTAAATTGCATTGGTGATTTGTGGTAAACATAATGGTGCTTTGTTTGTGAAGCTTCACCATGGTTGACTTTATTTTTTACCTATACGAAAACTTGTTGTGGCTGAACAAGAATATGACTCAATCTATTCTTGATTCTTTATAGAGAGATACAACTGGCTTGAGTAATGAAAACACAGACCTGAAGCTCCGCCTGCATGCCATGGAACAACAAGCACAGCTTCGCGATGGTAATCATTATCACTTTCTTACTAAAAATATGTACTCTACTGCTTTGCATTTCTTTGTTTGAGTGAAAAAGCTTTAAAATATGATATTGAAGTTATTAATCATACCAGAATTTGTTTCTGATCTGGTGTAGCTCTCAATGAAGCATTGAAGAAGGAAGTTGAGAGGCTTAAGGTTGCTACTGGGGGGATAATGAGCCCCACTGAATCTTTTAATCTGGGAATGCACCAGATGCCATTTACAGAAGCAAATTTCATTCCAATCCAATCACAATCAGGTCATTCTGGTTACCAGAACATCCAGTTTCCACCATTTGGCCACTCCCCATCTAGTATGCAAACTCATCAACTGCAACAAACAAATTCTCGTTCATTTTCAGAAATATTGCAGAATGACCAGCTGGGTCATTTTCAAGGACTTGACATTAGTAGCAAAGGATCAACTATCGTGAAGTCTGAAGGCCCCTCAGTTTCTGCAAGTGAGAGTAGCACAACATATTGAATTCGACACAAACCACTTGACCTACTGACTCATCCATGGCATTCATTGTTCATAGTGTTGACATGTAGTCAACTAATGAAGGTGcctatttcatgaaatatttattCAAATAGAGGATAAATATTGATTATTCATTCATAGGGATGCTGACCAAAAAGGGGAAGCACCCTTGGAGTTTTGTTGCAAAGTTCATATAATCTTTGTTGCAACATTGCATTTGTTTTTTCTGGGTTGTAGAATGTTGGGAATGAAAAGTCATTCTCATTGTATCTTTGTATCTTGGAATTGCATCCCCTCTGGTCATTTGTATCATCATTTATGTGATAGCATGTAAACTGTGTGATTTATTGTGTCTTTCACTTCATTGATATCCTAGATGGACTTGTCTTCTGTAATGTTTAATTAGTAAGTTG
This is a stretch of genomic DNA from Lotus japonicus ecotype B-129 chromosome 1, LjGifu_v1.2. It encodes these proteins:
- the LOC130733869 gene encoding transcription factor RF2b-like; this translates as MQDPPSSNPNSQLPPPPSTTAGAGVPSPFPRSGANVGSHHRRAHSEVSFRLPDDMMDLSPSDPFTGGSSTASLDEIGSEDDLFSTYIDVDKLAGYAGAGNGADPGGNGEPEKIPARSRHRHSSSVDGSSSFGEIMDAKKAMPPDKLAELWSIDPKRAKRILANRQSAARSKERKARYIQELERKVQTLQTEATTLSAQLTLYQRDTTGLSNENTDLKLRLHAMEQQAQLRDALNEALKKEVERLKVATGGIMSPTESFNLGMHQMPFTEANFIPIQSQSGHSGYQNIQFPPFGHSPSSMQTHQLQQTNSRSFSEILQNDQLGHFQGLDISSKGSTIVKSEGPSVSASESSTTY